In a genomic window of Phyllostomus discolor isolate MPI-MPIP mPhyDis1 chromosome 5, mPhyDis1.pri.v3, whole genome shotgun sequence:
- the C5H1orf158 gene encoding uncharacterized protein C1orf158 homolog, whose product MQLLTAVNPQSLNTPSWKIESKYSTHVLTGNWVEERKKFTKATEKTLQSIYGKEYIPFPGYRPDQVSRWNWRSRIEGLPYKHIFTHHQEPSHRHLISTYDDHYNRHNYNPGLPSRRSWGKHKLQWLPERSDFPLLAPPTNYGLYERLKQGWFPPKAGLRESVYTVSYPRPPLCALSRREHAIPVPPPRLHPVPRF is encoded by the exons ATGCAGTTACTGACCGCAGTGAACCCACAGTCACTGAACACTCCCAGCTGGAAGATCGAGAGCAAGTATTCAACCCACGTGCTCACTGGAAACTGggtggaagagaggaagaag ttcacCAAGGCCACTGAGAAGACTCTCCAGTCCATTTACGGGAAAGAGTACATTCCCTTCCCTGGCTACAGACCGGACCAGGTCTCCAGGTGGAACTGGAGGAGTAGAATTGAG GGGCTGCCGTACAAGCACATCTTCACCCACCACCAGGAGCCGTCGCACCGCCACCTGATCAGCACGTACGACGACCACTACAACCGGCACAATTACAACCCGGGCCTGCCCTCACGCCGCAGCTGGGGCAAACATAAGTTGCAGTGGCTTCCAGAGAGATCCGActtccctcttctgg CTCCCCCTACAAACTACGGACTTTACGAGCGGCTGAAGCAGGGATGGTTCCCTCCCAAGGCTGGCCTGAGAGAGAGTGTCTACACTGTGTCCTACCCCCGGCCCCCGCTGTGTGCCCTGTCCCGGCGGGAGCACGCCATCCCAGTCCCTCCCCCTCGCCTGCACCCTGTCCCACGTTTCTGa
- the LOC114496862 gene encoding PRAME family member 12-like, translating into MSFQTPHRLLDLACQSLLRDRALSVGDLECLPADIFPPLFMQAFLGRHRASLKAMVCAWPFHYLPLGSLMRTPQGRILEAVFDGLDILLAQEVRPRRWRLRVLDLRDTGQHFWSRWSAARAEENLEDSEDLEDSETGPGAEGGAEGSSEMQQPLAALEVFIDLRFSNRIQDHFLTYVISWAKKRERSLHLCCKTLEILGVPVRNIKSLALVQLSCIREVYVNCPWNLSSLGTFASYLGQMTNVESLCLSHIHLPASKEEKRVEEFHILRFTSQFLRLQHLRDLYLESPAFLTGHLDKLLSCLQTRLEALSITDTLLTELDMVRLYQCPNLCQLINLDLNGVCLTELDPELLSALLEKITATLEDLDLVYCGIRDVYMEAIVPALSRCHQLRSLNLSGNLLSLAAMDKLLRHTTGLRSLSLEQYPAPLETYDAHGALDLERFDQICDELKGILRDLGQSRTIQLSTNPCPHCGKPVSSELKPIVFSCENPA; encoded by the exons ATGAGCTTCCAGACCCCACACAGACTCCTGGACCTGGCGTGCCAGAGCCTGCTGAGGGACAGGGCGTTGTCTGTCGGGGATCTGGAGTGCCTGCCCGCCGACATCTTCCCACCACTGTTCATGCAGGCCTTCTTGGGGAGACACAGGGCATCCCTGAAGGCCATGGTGTGCGCCTGGCCCTTCCACTACCTCCCTCTGGGGAGCCTGATGAGGACGCCTCAGGGCAGGATCCTAGAGGCTGTGTTCGACGGGCTCGACATCCTGCTTGCCCAGGAGGTTCGCCCCAG GAGGTGGAGACTGCGGGTGCTGGATTTACGGGACACCGGCCAGCACTTCTGGAGCAGGTGGTCTGCAGCCAGGGCCGAGGAGAACTTGGAGGACTCGGAGGACTTGGAGGACTCTGAGaccgggcctggggctgagggtggggctgAAGGCAGCTCCGAGATGCAGCAGCCCTTGGCTGCCCTGGAGGTGTTCATAGACCTTCGCTTCAGCAATAGGATCCAGGACCATTTCCTCACCTACGTCATCTCATGGGCCAAGAAGAGGGAAAGGTCCCTCCACCTGTGCTGTAAGACGCTGGAGATTTTGGGAGTGCCCGTCAGGAATATCAAGTCCCTGGCCTTGGTGCAGCTGAGCTGCATCCGGGAGGTGTATGTGAATTGCCCCTGGAACCTGTCCAGCCTGGGGACGTTTGCTTCTTACCTGGGTCAGATGACTAACGTGGAGAGCCTCTGTCTGTCCCACATCCACCTGCCAGCCTCCAAGGAGGAGAAGCGGGTGGAGGAGTTCCATATCCTCAGGTTCACCTCTCAGTTCCTCCGGCTGCAGCACCTGCGGGACCTCTACCTGGAATCTCCCGCCTTTCTCACGGGCCATCTGGACAAGCTGCTCAG ctgcctgcagacccGCTTGGAGGCCCTGTCCATAACAGATACCCTGCTCACGGAATTGGACATGGTGCGCCTGTACCAGTGCCCGAACCTCTGTCAGCTCATAAACCTGGATCTGAATGGCGTCTGCCTGACCGAGTTGGATCCTGAGCTCCTCTCCGCGTTGCTGGAGAAGATCACGGCCACGCTCGAGGACCTGGACTTAGTTTACTGTGGGATCAGGGACGTCTACATGGAGGCCATTGTGCCTGCCCTGAGCCGCTGCCACCAGCTCAGGTCCCTCAACCTGTCCGGGAACCTCCTGTCCCTGGCTGCCATGGACAAGCTGCTGCGCCACACCACCGGGCTGCGCAGCCTAAGCCTCGAGCAGTACCCGGCCCCTCTGGAGACTTACGACGCCCACGGGGCTCTTGACCTGGAGAGATTTGACCAGATCTGCGATGAGCTGAAAGGGATTCTGAGGGACTTAGGACAGTCCAGGACCATCCAGCTCAGCACCAACCCCTGTCCTCACTGCGGCAAGCCGGTGTCCTCTGAGTTGAAGCCCATTGTGTTCTCCTGTGAGAACCCTGCGTAG